The Clostridium aceticum genomic interval TCTGAAACAAAGTTGAAGAATCTTATGTTTTCAATATAATTAAGATCCTTCACTAACGCTCAGGATGACAAAATAACTTTTTCAGTGGTCTCACTAGGTTTCTTCTCTATTTTTTATAATATTCTGTACCCATATTCCATAGTCTTTTTGTAAAATTTTCTTCCTCTTCTGCATCTTCCTTTATAAAAGATAAAATACTTTCTACATCACCTGACATTTTATCTGCTTGATGTAGTATTTGTGCTTCTACCGTCTTAGGCAAAACTGGCGAACCGAACTCTAGGCTTCCATGATGTCCTAATATGCCATTAAGTATCACCAGTTTATCTTCTTCAGGAAAATCGTTTATCTCATGAATAGCATTCAATGTATAGTGAGCGCCTAAAAAAATGTGCCCAATCATCATCCCCTTCTCCGTCAATCCTAGCTCTGGCAATGCTTTGTATTCCATCATTTTCCCCCAATCATGCAGCATTGTCATAACAAATAATCTATCGGTTTGATGTTGTGACAATTTTTTGGTATTAGCCACTGTATTCACAAGTTTTAATACCTCAAGGGTATGATGTAATAGACCGCGATAGAAGTTATGATGTACTTTTCTAGCGGCTGGATAAGTACAAAACTTTTCATAGTACTCTGCTGAAAAGATCATTTTGTCTATAAGCTCTTTCAAATGAGGGGTTTCTATTCTATTCTGAAAGTACTCTAAACCTTTTTTCATACTTTCAAATTCCCAAGGACTAGTAGGAATAAGATCCTTTATAGATACTTTATCACTACTAGCCCTTTCAATATTTCTGATGGTTAATTGCAACTGTCCTCCATACTCCCCCACCTGTCCTTGTATCTGAACAATCTCATGGGGCTGAAAACTTTTAAACTTTTCTTGATTTTCTTCATAATCCCAATACTTGGCTTCCATCATCCTAGATGCATCTTGTATAATAATATCCGCATACTTTTTATCTGTTTTTGTGGTTTTTACTTTAACCTCTGATAGTAATACTACTGCCTCTATGGTTTCATTCAATAGTTTTGAAGATAGATCTTTTAATTGTTTAATATACATAAACATCTCCCCACTTTCTTTTCTACATCATATATTTACATTCTATTTTTCCCTCTTCTTTCCTTTTAAATAATAAAAATAAAAATTATAGGCACCAACTTAATGCAATTATTACCAATTTTTCCTTCAACTGTCATCCTGTATTACCAAATTTTCCTTCAACTGTCATCCTGTATTACCAAATTTTTCTCCAACTGTCATCCTGAGCATAGCGAAGGATCTTGGAGTAACGAAGAATGACAAATTACAGCTTAAATTAACGCTAATAAAATAAAAATTATACTATACTTTTATATTTTATTTGTTTAAAATATAGTTTGCAGGGTAAAAAAATGTATGGGATTATTCTTAAACCTGCAAATATATAAAATAACTTATAAGAATTATAGGAGGAGATAATAATGAATGAAATGACAGCAACAAATTTAAAATCTGCTTTTGGTGGAGAAAGTATGGCTCATATGAGATATTTACAATGGGGTGCAGCAGCGAAAAAAGAAGGTTTTCCAAATGTTGCAAATCTTTTTACTGCAGTAGCTTATGCAGAGCAAGTACATGCAGCAAGTCATTTTAGAGAGTTAAAAAATGAAGTGGGCGATGCTACTGTTACTGCTGGTGCAGGCTTTGGTATGACCAATACTTCTGAAAATCTTCAAGGAGCTATCGATGGTGAAAATCATGAGGTAGGACAAATGTATCCTGCTTTTATTGCTGTAGCTGAATTACAAGGTGAAAAAGGCAGCGTAAGATCCTTCAAATTTGCTATAGAAGCAGAAAAAACCCATGCTGCTTTATTTACAACTGCTAAAGCTGCTGTAGATACTGGCAAAGATTTTGCTGAAAATGCTGTTCATGTCTGTGATGTTTGTGGCTATACTTTAACTGGTGAGTTAGAAAGCGACTGCCCAGTATGCAAAGTAAAAACTGATAAGTTTACAACTTTTAGTACTGAAGGTCACAACTGCGCTTGCTGCTAATTGCTACAAGTATATAAAAATACTTAAAACCCATAGTCTTGCATTAGTTACTTAGTATAACTTAAAAAGGTTGAGGAAAATGAACACTTCCTCAACCTTTTTTATGTCTTTAACTTTACGATACCCTATCTTTTTATACCTATTTTTTCTCCCACATATACTTTTGTTTCAATGCCTTGTTGTGTATTTTCAATAAGATCCCTATCGATTTTTATTCTATTAGGTTGTAAGAAGAGAATAACAGTAGAACCGCCAAATTTAAAGTATCCTTTTTCATCTCCTTTTTTTACAGCCTGATTTGGATGAAAGGTTTGAATAATGGAGCCTACAAAGGTGGCACCCACCTCCACCATCAAAACCTTTCCAAAATTATAAGAATCAAAAACGGTAAATTCCCTTTTGTTTTGACAGTATAAAGAAGTGATTTTCCTTAAAGCTATGGGATTCACTGAATAGTACCCACCAGCAATTTTTGTAGAAGGTTCAGGTACACCCTCGTCAGGGAAATGAAAACGGTGATAGTCAGCTGGGCTTAGCCTGACGGTAATACAGGCTCCGTCTTGATACTCCTCTGCTAATCCTTTATTTCCCAAAAGTTCCTCAAGACAATACTCCTGTCCTTTTATTTGTAATACGTTCTTCGCATGGATGTTTTCATAAGCCATCACTCTACCATCTACAGGAGAAGCAAATACTTTTTCATCCATACATATAGGTCTTACTTCTTTTTTTAATCTTCTTATAAAAAACTCGTTGAAGTTTTTATAGGAGGATGGATCTTCATTTTCTGCTTCCCGCATATCAATATCCAATTCCTTTATAAAGGAAGGAATTTTCCTTCTGCTTATAGGTAAATCCTGTATTTTCCCATAAATAACAGAAAGGAATTTTTTCTTTATCAGTATCTCCAACATACTACTACCTATTTTTGTTTCATGCATCCATCTTAAGTAGCGTCCCCCTGCTACTATTTCTTCTTTCTTTGCCCCTGTTTTTCTATCTATATAATAAATCACTATTTTATCATCCTTCATAATAATTTTTCATATTATTATATCAACAAATTTCTTTTCTTAATAGGGGTCTTTAAAATGATTCAATATTTAAAATATATGCTGCTTCATCACTAAATATATTTATAACTTGACTTGTGCAATTTCTCAGGCTATATCCAGGGAAAATTAAATATATTAAGGGAAAGCATTTGAAAGTATTGTAACAACGCTTAGTGACTGGAAATGAAAAATCCGTTAAAAAATTTGCATGTTTGAGCGTTAGCCAAGTTGCAAATTTTAGGATTTTTCATTGGAAGGAGCTTTAGCGTTGTCAATACTTGAAACTAAATGAACGTATATATTTAATTTTCCCTACTGTATTAAATAATTGCACAACTCAAGTTTATAATTTTCTACTACCTGGCTTTACTAAGGGAAGTTTTCCTTCTTTACAAATAGCACATTCATCAGGGTCATAAGAAATTACTTCTGTAGATAATGCCGCTCTTAGCTTTGTATCAAAATCAATGGTTCCATTACTTCTATCTACTAAAACCGCCACACCTACTACTTCTCCTTCTTGTTCTTTTACGATGTCTATCACTTCTCTAACAGATCCCCCTGTAGTAATAACATCCTCCGCTACTAAAACCCTGGCACCCTTCGGAATACTAAATCCTCTGCGCAAGGTCATTTTGCCGTTTTCCCTTTCTGCAAAAAGGTTTTTGGCTTTTAGCTGTCTCGCCAATTCATAAGAAAAGATAATTCCCCCCATTGCTGGTCCTATAACGATGTCTATTTGATCCTCTTGAAATTCTTCTGCTAAACCCTTTGCTATTTCCGCTGTATATTCTGGATACTGTAATATTTTCGCACATTGCATATATTGGTTACTGTGTCGTCCTGAGGTTAGTAAAAAGTGTCCTTGTAATAACACCTCTGATTTTTCTAAGATTTCTATAACTCTTTCCTTTGTTAACATTTTAAATCCTCCTATTCATATTTAGTTCTATATTAAGGCGACCACAGGTCGCCCCTACAATGTTGCAGTCATCCAATGTAGGGGCGGTCTTCGACCGCCTGTGTGTATTTCACATAAAATATCAATTGTGAACCAATAACATTAAATTCCCACATTTAACTTTCCTCTTATTTCTTCAATACTTTCAAATCCATACTGTTCTAAGTAAGCCTCTATCCCCTCTAATACATCTATAGTAGCCATTGGATTGGTGAAATTCGCCGTTCCTATCGCCACCCCTGTAGCCCCTGCCAATAGAAACTCCACTGCATCTTCCCCTGTCATAATGCCTCCCATGCCTATAATAGGAATATCTACAGCCTGTGCCACTTGATACACCATTCTCACCGCCACTGGTTTGATGGCTGGTCCTGAAAGACCTCCTACTACATTGGCTAAGATTGGCTTTCTTTTATGGATATCTATTGCCATTCCCGTCAAGGTGTTGATTAGAGATAAAGCATCTGCTCCTCCAGCTACAGCGGCTCTGGCTATTTCTGTGACATCTGTTACATTAGGTGTTAACTTTACAATAAGAGGTTGTTTGGTATATTTTTTCACTTCTTTTGTAACATACTCCGCCATTTGTGGGTCTGTACCGAAGCATACACCACCCTCCTTCACATTTGGACAAGAGATATTAAGTTCCAGCATATCGACATCTTCTGAGGCTAGTCTTTCTGCTACTGCACAATATTCCTCCACTGTCTTACCAGCGATATTTACGATAATCTTTGTATCATATTTCCTTAGAAAAGGAATATCTTTTTCTATAAATTCCTCTACACCGGGATTCTGCAAACCGACACTATTTAACATCCCCCCGTAGGTTTCCGCCACTCTAGGGGTAGGATTTCCCTTCCATGCTGTACTAGAAACTCCCTTTACCACCACAGCTCCTAGTTTATTTAAATCTACAAATTCTCCATATTCTCTACCGCTGCCAAAGGTGCCAGAGGCTGTCATCACAGGGTTCTTAAGTTCTATACCTGCTATGTTTATTTTTAAATTAGGTTTCATCATTCCCAAATCACCTCATCCCTTAAGAAAACTGGACCATCTTTGCATACCCTTGTGTTTTCCCAATCATTTGCTTCTTTCTTTGCTGCCTTGCAGGTACATACCAAACAAGCCCCTATGCCACAGGCCATACGCTCCTCTAGAGACAACTCCGCAGGGATCTGTTTTTCCTTCGCCCACTGAGCCACTGCCTTTAACATAGGCTTAGGACCACAGCTATAGATCATATCTGCCTTTAGATCATCTTTTTCCAATAACTGCAATACATTACCCTTATGACCATGGGAACCATCTTCTGTAGCTACATAAACCTTAGCTCCAAGATTCTCAAAGTCCTCTACTAAAATTGGATTGCATCGAAACCCTAAATACACGCTGGTATTTCCCTTTAAATGTTTTACCAACTCCACCAATGGCGGGGCTCCAATACCTCCCCCTATGACAATATTTTCTCTTGTCTTTCCGTCTATTGTAAATCCATTTCCCAAGGGACCTAAGACTTTTACTTCGTCATTTGCCTGCATTTTTGATAGTTTTTTCGTACCTTCTCCTACAACAGCGTAAATCAATCTTGTCGTGGCTTCTTCTCGATTTATTTCGCAAATACTAATAGGTCTTGGCAATAAATGTCGTCCATCTTCACAATACAGATTTACAAATTTCCCGGGAAAACCCTCTATCGTTAATTCTTTCGACAATAATATCATTTCATAAATTTGAGGAACAATCTCTCTATTGCTTAAGATTTTTACCTTTCCTATAGTTTTCATGCAATTCCTCCTAAATCTACAATATCAACTTCTTCTATGGTAATATTGCTTTCCATGATCTCTAACATGGCCTTTACTGTATCTAAAGATGTCAATACATTCACAGAAGTCTCTAAAGCGGTTCTTCGAATTCTAAACCCGTCTCTTTTTGCATCATGTCCTCTTGTAGGTGTATTGATTACCAATTCTACCATGCCACTTCGAATGGCATCTAATATATTGGGTACCCCTTCACTGATTTTTTTAACTTCAGTGGTAGGAATTTGATGTTTTTCTAAGAAGTTTTTCGTCCCTTCTGTTGCCATGAAGGCATAACCTTCTTCAGCAAAGCGTCTTCCTAATTCAACAAATTCTTCTTTGTCATAATCCTTCAAGGTGACTAAAATTTTTCCTTCTTTTTTCGGCATTTTTATACCTGCTGCTATAAAACCTTTATATAGTGCCTCTGTCAATGTCTTTCCTATTCCTAAAACTTCTCCTGTAGATTTCATTTCCGGCCCCAGACTCATCTCCACTAGCGGTAGTTTTTCTGTAGAAAACACGGGTACCTTTACGGCTACTAATTCTGCCTCTGGATAAACCCCGGTGCCATAACCAAGTTCCTCCAGTTTTTCTCCCAGCATCGCCTTAGTGGCAAGAGCAATCATCGGTACCCCTGTTACTTTGCTAATAAAAGGTACTGTTCTACTGGAGCGTGGATTTACTTCGATGACATAGACTTCCTTCTGAAACTCTACAAACTGTATATTGATCATTCCCTTTACCTTTAAAGCTATGGCAATGGATTTTGTGTAATCTAAAATTTTGTTTTTGATTTCTTGAGAGACGTTTTGGCTAGGATAGATGGATATACTGTCTCCTGAATGTACGCCAGCCCTTTCCAGATGTTCCATAATGCCAGGAATCAATATTTCTTCCCCATCACATATAGCATCTACCTCTATTTCTCTTCCTATTAAATAACGGTCGATGAGAACGGGGTTTTTAGTGTCTCGAATAAAAGCTTCCTTTAAGTATCTTTTTAATTCTTCTTCTTCATAGGTAATTTCCATCCCCTGACCTCCTAATACATAGGAAGGTCGCACCAACACAGGGTAGCCTACCTTTTCGGCTTCTTTGATCCCTTGTTCTACCGATGTTACTGTCTTACCCTGTGGTCTAGGTATATTTAATCTTTCCATTAAATCATCGAATTTTTCCCGATCTTCTGCTGTGTCAATCTCTTCTGGTTTTGTACCTAAGATAGGTATGTTCATCTCTCTAAGGAATTTTGCTAATTTGATAGCGGTTTGTCCACCAAATTGTAGTATCACACCCTCTGGTTTTTCTTTTTCGACAATGTTTAGTACATCTTCTTCTGTCAAAGGCTCAAAATATAGTTTGTCCGAGATATTGAAGTCAGTACTTACGGTTTCAGGATTGTTGTTTACAATAATGGTCTCTATGCCAGCCTCCCTTAAGGCTAAAATACTGTGGACAGAACAGTAGTCAAATTCTATACCCTGTCCTATTCTTATGGGCCCAGAACCAATCACCATTACTTTTTTCCTATCACTTGTCTCTACTTCATCGATTTCATCATAGGTGGAATAATAGTAAGGGGATACTGCTTCAAACTCTCCTCCACAGGTATCTACCATCTTATAAACTGGCTTCATGTTCCACTTGCATCTTCTGCGATAGACCTCTTGAGGATTACAGCTTACTAAGTCCCCAATTCCTTTATCTGAGAATCCTTTTCGTTTTAATACCTTCATCCAAGCTTCTGTTATATCTTCAAGATCTACTTCCTTTAGTTTCTTTTCTTCTACTACGATCCCCATTATTTTTTCCATAAAGAATCTGTCTATGCCGGTGATCTCACATACTTTTTCTGCTCTATAATTTCTCCTCAGCATTTCTGCTATATCGAAGATTCTTTCATCATTAGGTGTCACAACACTTTTCTTTAATTCTTCGATGGTCTTTTCTTTAGAGGATTTCCTCTCTAGGGTATACTGCCCTATTTCCAAGGAACGTATCCCCTTTAACAGTGCCGCCTCAAAGGTGTTGCCGATAGCCATAATTTCCCCTGTTGCCATCATTTTTGTTCCTAAGGTTCTATTGGCACTGTGGAATTTATCAAATGGCCATTTAGGGATTTTTACAACAACATAGTCCAGCGTTGGTTCAAAACAAGCATAGGTTTTTTCTGTTACTGCATTTTTTATCTCATCTAAGCCATAACCAAGAGCAATTTTAGCAGCTACCCTAGCTATAGGATAGCCAGTTACCTTAGAAGCTAGAGCTGAAGAACGACTTACCCTAGGATTGATTTCTATGACTGCGTACTCAAAACTCTTAGGATCTAAAGCAAATTGTACATTACATCCCCCTTCTATTTCAATGGCATTGATAATATCGATGGATGCAGTTCTTAACATTTGATATTCCTTATCAGAAAGGGTTTGAGAGGGAGCCACGACAATACTATCACCGGTATGAATCCCCACTGGGTCAATATTTTCCATATTACATACAGTGATGCAATTGCCGTTTTTATCCCGCATTACCTCGTATTCAATTTCCTTCCAACCCTTGATACTTTTCTCCAATA includes:
- a CDS encoding phosphatidylserine decarboxylase is translated as MIYYIDRKTGAKKEEIVAGGRYLRWMHETKIGSSMLEILIKKKFLSVIYGKIQDLPISRRKIPSFIKELDIDMREAENEDPSSYKNFNEFFIRRLKKEVRPICMDEKVFASPVDGRVMAYENIHAKNVLQIKGQEYCLEELLGNKGLAEEYQDGACITVRLSPADYHRFHFPDEGVPEPSTKIAGGYYSVNPIALRKITSLYCQNKREFTVFDSYNFGKVLMVEVGATFVGSIIQTFHPNQAVKKGDEKGYFKFGGSTVILFLQPNRIKIDRDLIENTQQGIETKVYVGEKIGIKR
- the pyrE gene encoding orotate phosphoribosyltransferase, producing MLTKERVIEILEKSEVLLQGHFLLTSGRHSNQYMQCAKILQYPEYTAEIAKGLAEEFQEDQIDIVIGPAMGGIIFSYELARQLKAKNLFAERENGKMTLRRGFSIPKGARVLVAEDVITTGGSVREVIDIVKEQEGEVVGVAVLVDRSNGTIDFDTKLRAALSTEVISYDPDECAICKEGKLPLVKPGSRKL
- a CDS encoding dihydroorotate dehydrogenase electron transfer subunit — its product is MKTIGKVKILSNREIVPQIYEMILLSKELTIEGFPGKFVNLYCEDGRHLLPRPISICEINREEATTRLIYAVVGEGTKKLSKMQANDEVKVLGPLGNGFTIDGKTRENIVIGGGIGAPPLVELVKHLKGNTSVYLGFRCNPILVEDFENLGAKVYVATEDGSHGHKGNVLQLLEKDDLKADMIYSCGPKPMLKAVAQWAKEKQIPAELSLEERMACGIGACLVCTCKAAKKEANDWENTRVCKDGPVFLRDEVIWE
- a CDS encoding dihydroorotate dehydrogenase, which encodes MMKPNLKINIAGIELKNPVMTASGTFGSGREYGEFVDLNKLGAVVVKGVSSTAWKGNPTPRVAETYGGMLNSVGLQNPGVEEFIEKDIPFLRKYDTKIIVNIAGKTVEEYCAVAERLASEDVDMLELNISCPNVKEGGVCFGTDPQMAEYVTKEVKKYTKQPLIVKLTPNVTDVTEIARAAVAGGADALSLINTLTGMAIDIHKRKPILANVVGGLSGPAIKPVAVRMVYQVAQAVDIPIIGMGGIMTGEDAVEFLLAGATGVAIGTANFTNPMATIDVLEGIEAYLEQYGFESIEEIRGKLNVGI
- a CDS encoding rubrerythrin family protein, with product MNEMTATNLKSAFGGESMAHMRYLQWGAAAKKEGFPNVANLFTAVAYAEQVHAASHFRELKNEVGDATVTAGAGFGMTNTSENLQGAIDGENHEVGQMYPAFIAVAELQGEKGSVRSFKFAIEAEKTHAALFTTAKAAVDTGKDFAENAVHVCDVCGYTLTGELESDCPVCKVKTDKFTTFSTEGHNCACC
- a CDS encoding 3'-5' exoribonuclease YhaM family protein, whose protein sequence is MYIKQLKDLSSKLLNETIEAVVLLSEVKVKTTKTDKKYADIIIQDASRMMEAKYWDYEENQEKFKSFQPHEIVQIQGQVGEYGGQLQLTIRNIERASSDKVSIKDLIPTSPWEFESMKKGLEYFQNRIETPHLKELIDKMIFSAEYYEKFCTYPAARKVHHNFYRGLLHHTLEVLKLVNTVANTKKLSQHQTDRLFVMTMLHDWGKMMEYKALPELGLTEKGMMIGHIFLGAHYTLNAIHEINDFPEEDKLVILNGILGHHGSLEFGSPVLPKTVEAQILHQADKMSGDVESILSFIKEDAEEEENFTKRLWNMGTEYYKK
- the carB gene encoding carbamoyl-phosphate synthase large subunit, whose translation is MPRDYSIKKVLVIGSGPIIIGQAAEFDYAGTQACGALKEEGIEVVLINSNPATIMTDREVADKIYIEPLTLDFVEKVIAKEKPDSLLVGMGGQTGLNLAVELYDQGILEKYNVNIIGTPIESIKKGEDREIFKALMEEIKQPVVESEIITTLEGGLEFANKVGYPVIVRPAYTLGGTGGGIADNEVELKEILTSGLQMSRVGQVLLEKSIKGWKEIEYEVMRDKNGNCITVCNMENIDPVGIHTGDSIVVAPSQTLSDKEYQMLRTASIDIINAIEIEGGCNVQFALDPKSFEYAVIEINPRVSRSSALASKVTGYPIARVAAKIALGYGLDEIKNAVTEKTYACFEPTLDYVVVKIPKWPFDKFHSANRTLGTKMMATGEIMAIGNTFEAALLKGIRSLEIGQYTLERKSSKEKTIEELKKSVVTPNDERIFDIAEMLRRNYRAEKVCEITGIDRFFMEKIMGIVVEEKKLKEVDLEDITEAWMKVLKRKGFSDKGIGDLVSCNPQEVYRRRCKWNMKPVYKMVDTCGGEFEAVSPYYYSTYDEIDEVETSDRKKVMVIGSGPIRIGQGIEFDYCSVHSILALREAGIETIIVNNNPETVSTDFNISDKLYFEPLTEEDVLNIVEKEKPEGVILQFGGQTAIKLAKFLREMNIPILGTKPEEIDTAEDREKFDDLMERLNIPRPQGKTVTSVEQGIKEAEKVGYPVLVRPSYVLGGQGMEITYEEEELKRYLKEAFIRDTKNPVLIDRYLIGREIEVDAICDGEEILIPGIMEHLERAGVHSGDSISIYPSQNVSQEIKNKILDYTKSIAIALKVKGMINIQFVEFQKEVYVIEVNPRSSRTVPFISKVTGVPMIALATKAMLGEKLEELGYGTGVYPEAELVAVKVPVFSTEKLPLVEMSLGPEMKSTGEVLGIGKTLTEALYKGFIAAGIKMPKKEGKILVTLKDYDKEEFVELGRRFAEEGYAFMATEGTKNFLEKHQIPTTEVKKISEGVPNILDAIRSGMVELVINTPTRGHDAKRDGFRIRRTALETSVNVLTSLDTVKAMLEIMESNITIEEVDIVDLGGIA